The Pirellulales bacterium genome includes a window with the following:
- a CDS encoding Dabb family protein: MLVHNVYFTLKEPTKANIDHLLSECKKYLTDHPGVTYFGCGTLADLDRPVNDRLFDVGLHVIFADRAAHDKYQVHERHVKFIEANKPTWRQVRVYDTDV, from the coding sequence TTGCTCGTACACAACGTCTATTTCACGCTCAAAGAGCCGACGAAAGCCAACATCGATCACTTGCTGTCGGAGTGCAAGAAATACCTGACCGACCATCCCGGCGTGACCTATTTCGGCTGCGGGACGCTTGCGGATCTGGATCGTCCGGTGAACGACCGCCTCTTCGACGTCGGTTTGCACGTGATTTTCGCCGACCGCGCGGCTCACGATAAGTACCAGGTCCACGAGCGGCACGTGAAGTTCATCGAAGCGAACAAGCCCACCTGGCGACAAGTGCGCGTCTACGACACCGACGTCTGA
- a CDS encoding alkaline phosphatase family protein: MRPRCFSLCLVVSFMAGVLAPAAGAANAKTKKVLFLGIDGCRFDSIQAANAPHLDRLMAEGCYDADCQILGDRYQGNDTISGPGWSSILTGVWADKHGVLDNDFKVKHYEEYPHFFARLKEKRPDAVTVSIVSWIPIQQHIVSAADVRELYPPVGKDYVRADEMAAKSAVKHLTEADPTVLFLYIGQVDETGHKDGFHPTVPSYIQAIENADRYIGMVVDAVHARKTFDKEDWLVLVTADHGGKGTGHGGGHNVPEIRNSFVIVSGPDAKRGPLDETTYLVDVPVTALTFLGVAIDPAWHLDGRPIGLKDIPAQSAK; encoded by the coding sequence ATGCGTCCGCGATGCTTCTCGCTCTGCCTTGTTGTCTCGTTCATGGCCGGCGTGCTGGCCCCGGCTGCGGGAGCCGCAAACGCGAAGACCAAAAAGGTTCTCTTCCTCGGCATCGACGGTTGCCGCTTCGACTCGATTCAGGCCGCCAACGCGCCGCACCTGGATCGCCTCATGGCCGAAGGCTGCTACGATGCCGATTGCCAGATCCTGGGGGACCGCTATCAGGGCAATGACACGATCAGTGGCCCCGGCTGGTCGAGCATTTTGACCGGCGTGTGGGCCGACAAGCACGGTGTGCTGGACAACGATTTCAAGGTCAAGCACTACGAAGAGTATCCGCACTTCTTCGCGCGCCTCAAGGAAAAGCGGCCGGATGCCGTGACGGTGTCGATCGTCAGTTGGATTCCGATTCAGCAGCACATCGTCAGCGCCGCCGACGTTCGCGAGCTTTATCCACCGGTTGGGAAGGACTATGTGCGCGCCGATGAGATGGCCGCCAAATCCGCCGTCAAACACCTCACCGAGGCTGATCCCACGGTCTTGTTCCTGTACATCGGCCAGGTTGACGAAACCGGTCACAAGGACGGATTTCATCCGACGGTACCGAGCTACATCCAGGCGATCGAAAACGCGGACCGCTACATCGGCATGGTGGTCGACGCCGTGCATGCGCGGAAAACCTTCGACAAAGAAGACTGGCTCGTCCTGGTCACGGCGGATCATGGCGGTAAAGGAACCGGCCACGGCGGCGGGCATAACGTGCCCGAGATTCGCAATAGCTTCGTCATCGTCAGCGGCCCGGACGCCAAGCGCGGGCCGCTGGACGAGACGACGTACTTGGTTGACGTGCCGGTCACGGCGCTCACGTTCCTGGGCGTTGCCATCGATCCGGCCTGGCACCTCGATGGCCGACCAATTGGTCTCAAAGATATTCCCGCGCAGTCGGCCAAATGA
- a CDS encoding response regulator has protein sequence MAASRKSRILIADDNATNVELLEVYLAGLDCETAVAVDGRDTLDKVASFKPDLILLDIMMPKLSGFEVCKQLKGDPATRGIMILMVTALNELGDIERAVNAGTDDFLSKPVNKLELLKRVEIMLRLRHVEDEVERLRRYIEGMEDSTGPGA, from the coding sequence ATGGCCGCCTCGCGTAAGAGCCGCATCCTGATCGCCGACGACAATGCAACGAACGTCGAGCTGCTGGAAGTCTACCTGGCCGGCCTCGACTGCGAGACAGCCGTAGCGGTTGACGGCCGCGACACGCTCGATAAGGTCGCTTCCTTCAAACCCGACCTGATTCTGCTCGACATCATGATGCCGAAGCTGAGCGGCTTCGAGGTCTGCAAGCAGCTCAAGGGCGACCCGGCCACTCGCGGTATCATGATCCTGATGGTCACGGCACTGAACGAGCTGGGGGACATCGAGCGGGCGGTCAACGCCGGCACCGACGATTTCCTCAGCAAACCGGTCAACAAGCTCGAGCTGTTGAAACGTGTCGAAATCATGTTGCGACTTCGGCACGTCGAGGACGAAGTCGAGCGCCTGCGCCGTTACATCGAAGGGATGGAAGATTCGACCGGCCCCGGCGCGTGA